Genomic DNA from Streptomyces venezuelae:
CGGCCCCGGTCAGCGCCGCCACCGCACGGACCTACCTCGCCGACCTCACCGTCAAGGCCGAGGGCTCCTCCGACGGCTACAGCCGCGACAAGTTCCCGCACTGGAAGACGCAGTCCGGCGCCTGCAACACGCGCGAGGTCGTCCTCAAGCGCGACGGCACGAACGTGGAGCAGGACTCCAGCTGCGCCGCCACCTCCGGCACCTGGAAGTCCGCCTACGACGGCGCGACCTGGACCGTCGCGTCCGACCTCGACATCGACCACGTCGTGCCGCTTTCCGAGGCCTGGAAGTCCGGCGCGAACGGCTGGACCACCGCGCAGCGCGAGGGCTTCGCCAACGACCTGGCCCGGCCGCAGCTGATCGCCGTGACCGACAACGTGAACCAGGCCAAGGGCGACAAGGACCCGGCGGAGTGGATGCCGCCCACCGCCTCGTACCACTGCTACTACGCCCGGATGTGGGTGGACGTGAAGCACCACTACAAGCTGACCGTGAACACCGAGGAGAAGAGCAAGCTCTCCTCGGTCCTCAGCGGCTGCTGAACCGTTCCCGCAATCGTCGGCCGGTTCTCGCGGAACCGGCCCGCTCCTCCCCGTCGTTCCGTACCGTACGGGGCGACGGAGGAGGGTGATCACCTGTGCCACGGCTGCGCCTGGGTCCACTGCTGAGGTACGTCGACGGTTCCACGGCGACCGTCTGGGTCGAGGCCGACCGGCCCTGCACCGCCGAGGTGCGGTGCGCGGACGGCGCGGGCGGCACGGCCCGGACCTTCCAGATCTCCGGCCACCACTACGCGCTCGTCCCGGTCACCGGACTCACCCCGGGCACGGAGACGGCGTACGAGGTGCGGCTCGGCGACGGCGCGGAGGCCGCGGCCGCCGTATGGCCGCTGCCCGATGCGCCTTTCCCCCCGAGCACCATCCGCGCGCCCGCCGCGCCCGGTGCGGGCGGTGAGGCCGCCGATGAGGTGCGGGTCACGTTCGGCTCCTGCCGGTGGGCCGCACCACCCTCCGGCGAGCACGACCCGGTGGGGCCCGACGCGCTGGACACGCTCGCCGCCCACATCGCCGCCGACCCGGCCGCCGAGCGCCCGGACGTCCTGCTGCTCCTGGGCGATCAGGTGTACGCGGACCAGACCTCCAAGGCCACCCAGCGCTGGCTCGCGGCCCGCCGCGACCTGACCGGTCCCCCGGGGGCCCAGGTCGCGGACTATGAGGAGTACACGCACCTCTACTACGAGTCCTGGCTCGACCCGGAGGTGCGCTGGCTCCTGTCGACCGTGCCCAGCAGCATGGTCTTCGACGATCACGACGTGATCGACGACTGGAACACCAGCGCCGCCTGGGTCGCCGAGATGCGGGCCACGCCCTGGTGGCGCGAGCGGATCCTGAGCGGCCTCATGTCGTACTGGGTCCACCAGCACCTCGGCAATCTGCCGCCCGACGAGCTGGCCCGCGACAAGCTGTACGCCTCCGTGTGCGCCGCCCACGACGGCACGGACGTGCTGCGGGCCTTCGCCGCCGCGGCCGACGCGGACGCGGGCGCCGCCCGGTGGAGCTACCGGCGGGACTTCGGGCGGGTCCGGCTCCTCATGGTGGACACCCGGGCCGCCCGTGTCCTCGCGGAGGGCGAGCGCGCGATGCTCGACGCCGCCGAGGCCGAGTGGGTGCGCGAGCAGACGCTCGCGGATCCGGGGACGTACGACCACCTCCTCATCGGCACCTCGCTGCCCTGGCTGCTCCCCCACCTCATCCACGACGCCGAGGGGTGGAACGCCGCGCTGTGCCGCGGTGAGCGCGGCGAGCGGTGGGCCCGGTTCGGGGAGAACCTGCGCCGGCGCTCCGACCTGGAGCACTGGGCCGCCTTCCCCGCCTCGTTCGAAGCGCTGACCGCGCTGATCGCGGAGGCGGGCTCGGGGCCGGGGGCACCCGCGACGATCTGCGTGCTCTCCGGCGACGTCCACCACGCCTACGTCGCCGAGCCGAGCTGGCCCGCGGGCAACGGGCCCGACGCCCGGGTGCTCCAGCTGACCTGCTCGCCCGTCCACAACTCCATCCCCAAGTCGATCAGGCTCGGGTTCCGCTTCGGCTGGAGCCGGGTGGGACGCAGCCTCGGACGACGGTTCGCCCGGCACGCCAAGGTGTCGCAGGCGGGCATCGACTGGCGCAGGACGGGCGGACCCTGGTTCGGCAACCAGCTCATGACCCTGACGCTGCGCGGCCGTTCGGCCCGGCTGCGCCTCGATCAGGCGCGGACGGTGCGGGGCGGGGGCGTACGGCTGGAGACCGCGGAGGAGAGGCGACTCACGTGAATACGTGAAGGGGTGGTGTTCCCGGGACACGAGTCCCTTACACGGGCGGGGTTCGACGGCGGGGGCGCCGACGGCATGATGAGGCGGACCGTCCGGTTCCAGCGTCCGCAATGCCCCGGGAGTCACGCTTTTGTCTGCGTCTGCGTCTACGTCTGTACGTGCACCCGCGCTCGCCCTCGTCGGGGCGGGCCCCCGCGGCACCAGCGTGCTCGAACGCCTCTGCGCGTCGGCGGACGAACTCCTCGCGTCCGGGACACACCTGACGGTCCACGTCGTGGACCCGGACCCGCCGGGCGCGGGCCGCGTGTGGCGTACGGCGCAGCCCGCCGAGCTCCTGATGAACACGGTCGCCTCCCAGGTGACCCTCTTCACCGACGCGAGCGTCG
This window encodes:
- a CDS encoding alkaline phosphatase D family protein, which translates into the protein MPRLRLGPLLRYVDGSTATVWVEADRPCTAEVRCADGAGGTARTFQISGHHYALVPVTGLTPGTETAYEVRLGDGAEAAAAVWPLPDAPFPPSTIRAPAAPGAGGEAADEVRVTFGSCRWAAPPSGEHDPVGPDALDTLAAHIAADPAAERPDVLLLLGDQVYADQTSKATQRWLAARRDLTGPPGAQVADYEEYTHLYYESWLDPEVRWLLSTVPSSMVFDDHDVIDDWNTSAAWVAEMRATPWWRERILSGLMSYWVHQHLGNLPPDELARDKLYASVCAAHDGTDVLRAFAAAADADAGAARWSYRRDFGRVRLLMVDTRAARVLAEGERAMLDAAEAEWVREQTLADPGTYDHLLIGTSLPWLLPHLIHDAEGWNAALCRGERGERWARFGENLRRRSDLEHWAAFPASFEALTALIAEAGSGPGAPATICVLSGDVHHAYVAEPSWPAGNGPDARVLQLTCSPVHNSIPKSIRLGFRFGWSRVGRSLGRRFARHAKVSQAGIDWRRTGGPWFGNQLMTLTLRGRSARLRLDQARTVRGGGVRLETAEERRLT
- a CDS encoding HNH endonuclease family protein — protein: MPAVYARRSTRHTARTRRTRPAFAAAAVVLATAATLLTGTSAQAAPPAPVSAATARTYLADLTVKAEGSSDGYSRDKFPHWKTQSGACNTREVVLKRDGTNVEQDSSCAATSGTWKSAYDGATWTVASDLDIDHVVPLSEAWKSGANGWTTAQREGFANDLARPQLIAVTDNVNQAKGDKDPAEWMPPTASYHCYYARMWVDVKHHYKLTVNTEEKSKLSSVLSGC